A DNA window from Staphylococcus warneri contains the following coding sequences:
- a CDS encoding ABC transporter ATP-binding protein, producing the protein MIEFKNVTKRYGNHVAVDDVSFNIKEGEFFVLIGPSGCGKTTTLKMINRLIPLSEGYIYFNNKPISDYPVYEMRWDIGYVLQQIALFPHMTIKENIAQVPQMKKWKDKDIDARVDELLEMVGLEPETYKNRLPEELSGGQRQRVGVVRALAADPPVIIMDEPFSALDPISREKLQDDLIDLQTKIKKTIVFVTHDIQEAMKLGDRICLLNEGHVEQIDTPSGFQQHPQSDFVKQFMGNHIQKSESRVMLKDLNIERQLDEVAATKNYPEISNERYIDDIYQTFINHDAIIMIDEQSQHKTLIRREDVFKYLSGIKGDNTHA; encoded by the coding sequence GTGATTGAATTTAAGAATGTGACGAAACGGTATGGTAATCATGTTGCAGTAGACGATGTTAGTTTCAACATCAAAGAAGGAGAGTTTTTCGTATTAATAGGCCCTTCAGGTTGTGGGAAAACGACAACTTTAAAAATGATAAACCGATTAATTCCACTAAGTGAGGGATATATTTATTTTAATAATAAGCCAATCAGTGATTATCCAGTTTATGAAATGAGATGGGATATTGGGTATGTACTACAACAAATCGCATTATTTCCACATATGACGATTAAAGAAAATATAGCGCAAGTGCCACAAATGAAGAAATGGAAAGATAAGGATATTGATGCAAGAGTTGATGAATTATTAGAGATGGTCGGATTGGAGCCTGAGACTTATAAAAATAGGTTGCCAGAAGAACTATCTGGAGGACAACGACAACGTGTTGGGGTAGTGCGTGCGTTAGCAGCAGATCCACCAGTCATTATTATGGATGAACCATTTAGTGCATTAGATCCAATAAGTAGAGAAAAACTTCAAGATGATTTGATTGATTTACAAACAAAGATTAAAAAAACCATCGTATTTGTGACACATGATATACAAGAGGCAATGAAGTTGGGAGATCGAATATGCTTATTGAATGAAGGACATGTCGAACAAATTGATACACCATCAGGTTTTCAACAACATCCTCAAAGTGATTTTGTGAAACAATTTATGGGTAATCACATACAGAAATCAGAATCTAGAGTGATGTTGAAAGACTTAAATATTGAACGTCAATTAGATGAGGTTGCAGCTACGAAAAATTATCCAGAAATAAGTAATGAGCGATATATAGATGATATTTATCAAACATTTATCAATCATGACGCTATCATAATGATTGATGAACAATCACAACATAAGACATTAATTAGAAGAGAAGATGTATTTAAATATTTGTCAGGCATAAAGGGGGATAACACCCATGCATGA
- the nrdE gene encoding class 1b ribonucleoside-diphosphate reductase subunit alpha has protein sequence MKTMDEKKYNHIELNNEVTKRKDNGFFNLEKDQEALKVYLEEIHDKTIYFDSEIERLHYLVDNNFYFNVFAKYSDSDLVEITEYAKSINFQFASYMSASKFYKDYALKTNDKQQYLEDYNQHVAIVSMYLANGDKDQAKQFISAMVEQRYQPATPTFLNAGRARRGELVSCFLLEVDDSLNSINFIDSTAKQLSKIGGGVAINLSKLRARGEAIKGIKGVAKGVLPVAKSLEGGFSYADQLGQRPGAGAVYLNIFHYDVEEFLDTKKVNADEDLRLSTISTGLIVPSKFFDLAKEGKDFYMFAPHTVKQEYGVTLDDIDLEKYYDDMVANPNVEKKKKDAREMLNTIAQTQLQSGYPYLMFKDNANKVHANSDIGQIKMSNLCTEIFQLQETSIINDYGTEDEIKRDISCNLGSLNIVNVMESQKFRDSVHTGMDALTVVSDEANIQNAPGVKKANSELHSVGLGVMNLHGYLAKNKIGYESEEAKDFANIFFMMMNYYSIERSMQIAKERGEKYLDFDKSDYANGKYFEFYTSQEFEPQFEKVRELFKGFEIPTAEDWKALQKDVEQYGLYHAYRLAIAPTQSISYVQNATSSVMPIVDQIERRTYGNAETFYPMPFLSPETMWYYKSAFNTDQMKLIDLVSTIQTHVDQGISTILYVNSEISTRELSRLYVYAHHKGLKSLYYTRNKLLSVEECTSCAI, from the coding sequence ATGAAAACTATGGACGAGAAGAAGTACAATCACATTGAATTAAATAATGAAGTTACAAAACGAAAAGATAATGGTTTTTTCAATTTAGAAAAAGACCAAGAAGCGCTCAAAGTATATTTGGAAGAAATCCACGACAAAACGATTTATTTCGATAGCGAAATTGAACGTTTACACTATCTTGTAGACAATAACTTCTACTTCAATGTATTTGCAAAATATAGTGATTCAGACTTAGTAGAAATCACAGAATATGCCAAGTCAATAAACTTCCAATTTGCTAGTTATATGTCTGCAAGTAAATTTTATAAAGACTATGCACTTAAAACGAATGATAAACAACAATATTTAGAAGATTATAATCAACACGTTGCCATCGTTTCAATGTACTTAGCTAATGGCGACAAAGATCAAGCGAAACAATTTATTTCAGCCATGGTAGAACAACGTTACCAACCTGCAACACCGACATTTTTAAATGCCGGAAGAGCAAGACGTGGTGAACTAGTTTCATGCTTCTTATTAGAAGTAGATGATAGTTTAAATTCTATCAACTTTATTGATTCAACCGCGAAACAATTAAGTAAAATTGGTGGCGGCGTAGCAATTAATTTATCTAAATTACGTGCACGTGGTGAAGCAATTAAAGGTATTAAAGGTGTAGCTAAAGGTGTACTACCTGTTGCTAAATCACTCGAAGGTGGATTTAGTTATGCAGATCAATTAGGCCAAAGACCTGGTGCAGGTGCTGTATATTTAAATATTTTCCACTATGATGTTGAAGAGTTTTTAGATACTAAAAAAGTAAATGCAGATGAAGATTTACGTTTATCAACTATTTCAACTGGATTAATCGTGCCTTCTAAATTCTTTGACCTAGCAAAAGAAGGTAAAGACTTCTACATGTTTGCACCACACACAGTAAAACAAGAGTACGGTGTGACTTTAGATGATATTGATTTAGAAAAATATTATGATGACATGGTTGCAAACCCTAATGTAGAGAAAAAGAAAAAAGATGCACGTGAAATGTTAAATACCATTGCTCAAACACAATTACAATCTGGTTATCCATATTTAATGTTCAAAGATAATGCGAATAAAGTTCATGCTAATTCAGATATTGGTCAAATTAAAATGAGTAATTTATGTACTGAAATTTTCCAATTACAAGAAACATCTATTATAAATGACTATGGTACAGAAGATGAAATTAAACGAGATATTTCATGTAACTTGGGATCATTGAATATTGTGAATGTCATGGAATCTCAAAAATTTAGAGATTCAGTTCATACAGGTATGGATGCATTAACCGTTGTTAGTGATGAAGCGAATATTCAAAACGCACCTGGTGTAAAAAAAGCTAATAGTGAGTTACATTCTGTAGGACTTGGTGTAATGAATTTACATGGTTATTTAGCCAAAAATAAAATTGGTTATGAGTCAGAAGAAGCTAAAGATTTCGCTAATATTTTCTTTATGATGATGAACTATTATTCAATTGAACGTTCAATGCAAATTGCTAAAGAACGTGGAGAAAAATACCTTGATTTTGATAAATCAGATTATGCAAATGGAAAATATTTCGAATTCTATACTTCACAAGAATTTGAACCACAATTTGAAAAAGTACGCGAATTATTCAAAGGTTTTGAAATTCCAACAGCAGAAGATTGGAAAGCATTACAAAAAGATGTAGAGCAATATGGACTATACCATGCATATCGTTTAGCAATTGCACCAACACAAAGTATTTCTTATGTGCAAAATGCAACAAGCTCAGTAATGCCTATCGTTGATCAAATTGAGCGCCGTACTTATGGTAATGCTGAAACATTTTATCCAATGCCATTTTTATCACCTGAAACAATGTGGTATTATAAATCAGCATTTAATACAGACCAAATGAAATTAATTGATTTAGTTTCAACAATTCAAACGCATGTTGACCAAGGTATTTCAACAATTTTATATGTCAATTCAGAAATTTCTACACGTGAACTTTCTCGATTATATGTATATGCACATCATAAAGGTTTAAAATCTTTATATTACACACGTAATAAATTATTAAGTGTAGAAGAATGTACAAGTTGTGCAATTTAA
- a CDS encoding diacylglycerol/lipid kinase family protein, which translates to MTKKYNHGVLFYHEHSGLKDIYQGLGEVTKSLSSMCKHFSIQLSENEGDIKGYCQSIKNGQYGDDIDVLFILGGDGTVNELINGVMENDLDLPIGIIPGGTFNDFTKTLNLNPNHTLASQQLLSSHIQTYDVMKINDMYALNFVGLGLIVQNAENVQDGSKDIFGKLSYIGSTVKTLMDPSKFDFTLSIDGEEKSGNTSMILIANGPNIGGSRIPLTDLSPQDGQLNTFIFDDQSFSILNDIFKKRDSMNWNEITQGIDHISGKQIRLTTEPNMKIDIDGEIALETPINVEVLPNAIKLLTFPDQNNNQ; encoded by the coding sequence ATGACAAAAAAATATAATCATGGTGTGTTATTCTATCATGAACACAGTGGCTTAAAAGATATCTACCAAGGGCTAGGTGAAGTGACAAAGTCTCTAAGTTCTATGTGTAAACACTTTTCCATTCAATTAAGTGAAAATGAAGGGGATATCAAAGGCTATTGCCAATCTATTAAAAATGGACAATACGGAGACGATATAGACGTGTTATTCATATTAGGTGGCGATGGTACCGTTAATGAATTGATCAATGGCGTAATGGAGAATGACTTAGATTTACCTATTGGCATTATTCCAGGTGGCACATTCAATGACTTTACTAAAACATTAAACCTCAATCCAAATCATACATTAGCTAGTCAGCAATTATTATCTTCACATATACAAACATATGATGTAATGAAAATTAATGATATGTATGCACTTAATTTCGTGGGATTAGGCCTAATAGTACAAAATGCTGAAAATGTACAAGACGGTTCTAAAGACATCTTTGGTAAACTGAGCTATATTGGTTCCACTGTTAAAACATTAATGGACCCTAGCAAGTTTGATTTCACACTATCAATTGATGGCGAAGAAAAATCCGGTAATACATCTATGATACTTATCGCAAATGGTCCTAATATTGGTGGCAGTAGAATTCCTTTAACTGATTTATCTCCACAAGATGGTCAATTAAATACTTTTATCTTTGATGATCAAAGTTTCAGTATCCTAAATGATATCTTTAAAAAGCGTGACAGTATGAATTGGAATGAAATTACACAAGGCATTGATCACATCTCTGGTAAACAAATTAGGCTCACTACTGAACCTAACATGAAAATTGATATTGATGGTGAAATTGCTTTAGAGACACCTATAAATGTTGAAGTATTACCAAATGCCATCAAATTACTCACATTCCCTGATCAAAATAATAACCAATAA
- a CDS encoding DMT family transporter, protein MNPKIKGIIAILISAIGFSFMSVFFRLSGDLPVFQKSLARNLVAMFIPLFFIFKYKQPMFGKLSSQPLLISRSTLGLIGVLLNIYALDHMVLSDADTLMKLNPFWTILLCFIFLHEKVRKYQISAMIVAILGMLLIVKPEFSSSFIPALIGLLSGIFAASAYTCVRALSTREAPYTIVFYFSLFSVIVLIPFSIVTFEPMSKLQVLYLFGAGLSAAVGQIGITLAYSFAAAKDISIFTYASIIFTAIFGFILFGETPDLLSTIGYVVIISASYYMFEKARRESNTQQN, encoded by the coding sequence TTGAATCCTAAAATCAAAGGTATAATTGCAATATTAATATCTGCGATAGGCTTTAGCTTTATGTCTGTCTTCTTCAGATTATCAGGCGATTTACCTGTATTTCAAAAGTCTCTAGCAAGAAATTTAGTTGCAATGTTCATACCGTTATTCTTCATATTTAAATATAAGCAACCTATGTTTGGTAAATTAAGTAGCCAACCATTACTTATCTCAAGGTCTACACTCGGGTTAATAGGTGTATTACTCAATATATATGCACTTGATCATATGGTATTGAGTGATGCTGATACATTAATGAAGTTAAACCCCTTCTGGACCATATTATTATGTTTTATCTTTTTACATGAAAAAGTACGGAAATATCAAATTTCAGCAATGATCGTTGCGATACTAGGTATGTTACTTATTGTAAAACCAGAATTTTCTTCTTCGTTTATACCAGCATTAATTGGGCTACTTTCAGGTATATTTGCTGCATCAGCATATACATGTGTCCGTGCTTTAAGTACTAGAGAAGCACCTTATACCATCGTATTTTATTTTTCATTATTCTCAGTAATTGTACTTATACCATTTTCAATCGTTACTTTTGAACCTATGAGCAAATTACAAGTTTTATATTTATTTGGCGCAGGTTTATCAGCGGCAGTGGGTCAAATTGGAATTACACTAGCCTATAGTTTCGCAGCAGCAAAAGATATTTCTATCTTTACTTATGCTTCTATTATATTTACAGCAATATTCGGCTTCATATTATTTGGCGAAACACCAGATTTATTATCAACAATCGGATATGTTGTCATTATTAGTGCAAGTTACTATATGTTTGAAAAAGCACGACGCGAGTCTAATACTCAACAAAATTAA
- a CDS encoding ABC transporter permease/substrate-binding protein, which yields MHEFWQTLAERKGQLLSTIIEHIQISFIALLIATIIAVPLGILLTKTKKISEIVMNIAAILQTIPSLALLGLMIPLFGIGRLPAIIALVVYALLPILRNTYTGVKEVDPSLVEAAKGIGMKPIRRLTKVELPIAMPVIMAGIRTAMVLIIGTATLAALIGAGGLGDLILLGIDRNDASLILIGAIPAALLAILFDIVLRFMEKLSYKKLLIVLGTMVIIIMIAIIVPLFAQKGDKITLAGKLGSEPSVITNMYKILIEQDTDDTVEVKDGMGKTAFLFNALKSDDIDGYLEFTGTVLGELTKEDLKSKQEPQVYQQAKQSLEKKYNMTMLKPMKYNNTYALAVKRDFAKKNHIKTIGDLSKVEDKLKPGFTLEFNDRPDGFKAVKKAYGLNISNAKTMEPKLRYTAVEKGDINLIDAYSTDAELKQYDMVVLKDDKHVFPPYQGAPMFKEKFIKDHPEVKKPLNKLAGKISDEEMQEMNYKVTVKKQDPYQVAKDYLEKEGLLK from the coding sequence ATGCATGAATTTTGGCAAACGCTAGCAGAACGTAAGGGACAGTTACTCTCAACGATTATAGAGCATATACAGATATCATTTATTGCTTTATTAATAGCAACAATCATTGCAGTACCACTTGGTATTTTATTAACCAAAACGAAGAAAATATCTGAAATTGTCATGAATATTGCTGCAATACTGCAAACGATTCCCTCATTAGCATTACTTGGATTAATGATCCCATTATTTGGTATAGGACGATTACCAGCAATCATTGCACTCGTTGTATACGCACTTTTACCTATATTACGTAATACATATACAGGTGTAAAAGAGGTAGATCCATCACTAGTCGAAGCGGCAAAAGGTATTGGTATGAAACCCATACGTCGATTAACTAAAGTAGAATTACCTATAGCCATGCCTGTAATTATGGCAGGTATTAGAACTGCTATGGTACTCATTATAGGTACTGCAACTTTAGCAGCATTAATTGGTGCTGGTGGACTGGGGGATTTAATTTTACTAGGGATTGATCGTAATGACGCGTCATTAATTCTAATTGGTGCAATTCCAGCAGCATTATTAGCAATATTATTTGATATTGTACTAAGATTTATGGAGAAATTATCATATAAAAAGTTATTAATCGTGTTAGGAACAATGGTAATCATCATTATGATTGCTATTATCGTTCCATTATTTGCCCAAAAAGGGGATAAAATTACGTTGGCAGGTAAATTAGGTTCAGAACCATCTGTCATTACCAATATGTATAAAATCTTAATTGAACAAGATACAGATGATACTGTTGAAGTTAAAGATGGAATGGGTAAGACTGCCTTCTTATTTAATGCACTCAAATCTGACGATATCGATGGTTATTTAGAATTCACAGGTACGGTTTTAGGAGAGTTAACAAAAGAAGATTTAAAATCTAAGCAAGAACCTCAAGTATATCAACAAGCTAAACAAAGTTTAGAGAAAAAATATAATATGACCATGTTAAAACCAATGAAATATAATAATACTTATGCATTAGCAGTTAAACGTGATTTTGCTAAGAAAAATCATATTAAAACCATTGGTGATTTGTCTAAAGTAGAAGATAAATTGAAACCAGGGTTTACATTGGAATTCAATGATCGACCAGACGGTTTTAAAGCAGTTAAAAAGGCTTATGGTCTAAATATTTCAAATGCGAAAACCATGGAACCTAAACTCCGCTATACAGCAGTTGAAAAAGGGGACATCAATTTAATTGATGCGTATTCTACAGATGCAGAATTAAAGCAATATGATATGGTAGTATTAAAAGATGATAAACATGTATTCCCACCTTATCAAGGTGCACCAATGTTTAAAGAAAAATTCATCAAGGATCATCCAGAAGTGAAGAAACCTCTCAATAAACTAGCTGGCAAGATTTCAGATGAAGAAATGCAAGAAATGAATTATAAAGTTACAGTAAAGAAACAAGACCCTTATCAAGTAGCTAAAGATTACTTAGAAAAAGAAGGTCTGTTGAAATAA
- a CDS encoding peptide MFS transporter — protein MKANNSHEQAVQEIPQTGFFGHPRGLGVLFFVEFWERFSYYGMRAMLLFYMYYSIANHGLGIDRTTAMSIMSVYGALIYMSCIPGGWIADRITGTRGATLIGAVLIIIGHICLSLPFAMVGLFASMFFIIIGSGMMKPNISNIVGRLYTKDDTRMDAGFVIFYMSVNFGALISPIILQQFLNVKNFHGGFLIAAIGMALGLVWYVLFNRKNLGRVGMTPTNPLSPDEKKKYTAIVSGIVAIIIVVLIVTYLTNTLSFNLVSNTVLVLGIVLPVSYFTIMIRSKDVTDVERSRVKAFIPLFILGMVFWAIQEQGSNVLNIYGIEHSDMKLNLLGWKTNFGETIFQSINPLFILLFAPVVSLIWQKLGKRQPSLPIKFVIGAGLAGISYILMGLIGNIYGSAHFSVNWVILSYIICVVGELCLSPTGNSAAVKLAPKAFNAQMMSLWLLTNASAQAFNGTLVKLIDPLGQTNYFIFLGTTVIVITLVILAFSPKIVKAMRGIR, from the coding sequence ATGAAAGCAAATAATTCCCATGAACAGGCAGTTCAAGAAATTCCACAAACAGGATTTTTTGGACATCCTAGAGGTTTAGGTGTTTTATTCTTCGTAGAATTTTGGGAGAGGTTCAGTTATTATGGCATGCGTGCAATGTTGTTATTCTATATGTACTATTCCATTGCAAATCATGGATTAGGTATTGATAGAACAACGGCAATGTCAATCATGTCAGTATATGGAGCATTAATCTATATGTCATGTATTCCAGGTGGTTGGATTGCTGACAGAATTACAGGTACAAGAGGCGCCACTTTAATTGGTGCAGTGCTCATCATTATTGGACATATTTGTCTAAGTTTGCCGTTCGCAATGGTTGGATTGTTCGCATCAATGTTCTTTATTATTATTGGCTCTGGGATGATGAAACCAAACATTTCTAATATTGTTGGTAGATTATATACTAAAGATGATACACGTATGGATGCAGGTTTCGTTATTTTCTATATGTCAGTAAACTTTGGTGCATTAATTTCACCTATCATTCTGCAACAATTTTTAAATGTCAAAAACTTCCATGGCGGATTCTTAATTGCAGCTATTGGTATGGCATTAGGTTTAGTTTGGTACGTATTATTTAACCGTAAAAATTTAGGTCGTGTTGGTATGACACCAACAAACCCACTATCACCCGATGAAAAGAAAAAATACACTGCAATTGTTAGTGGTATTGTAGCCATTATTATCGTTGTACTTATCGTTACATACTTAACGAATACATTATCATTTAACTTAGTAAGTAATACTGTTTTAGTACTTGGTATCGTATTACCAGTTTCATACTTTACAATTATGATTAGAAGTAAAGATGTTACGGATGTAGAACGTTCAAGAGTTAAAGCCTTTATTCCATTATTTATTTTAGGTATGGTGTTCTGGGCTATTCAAGAACAAGGTTCAAATGTACTTAACATTTATGGTATTGAACATTCAGATATGAAATTAAATCTATTAGGATGGAAAACGAATTTCGGTGAAACAATTTTCCAATCTATCAACCCACTTTTCATCCTATTATTTGCACCTGTTGTTTCATTAATTTGGCAAAAATTAGGCAAACGTCAACCAAGTTTACCTATTAAATTCGTCATTGGTGCCGGTTTGGCTGGTATCTCTTATATCTTAATGGGATTAATCGGTAACATTTATGGAAGTGCTCATTTCTCAGTAAACTGGGTTATTCTTTCATACATCATTTGTGTTGTTGGTGAGTTATGTTTATCACCTACTGGTAATAGTGCTGCAGTTAAGTTAGCACCAAAAGCTTTTAACGCTCAAATGATGAGTTTATGGTTATTAACTAATGCATCAGCTCAAGCATTTAACGGTACATTAGTTAAATTAATCGATCCATTAGGTCAAACGAATTACTTTATATTCTTAGGTACTACAGTAATTGTCATTACATTAGTCATTTTAGCCTTCTCACCAAAAATTGTGAAAGCAATGAGAGGTATAAGATAA
- the hisC gene encoding histidinol-phosphate transaminase — MKKQLEQLSAYQPGLSPRALKEAYGIEEELYKLASNENLYGPSPKAKEAITNHLDELYYYPETGSPLLREAISQHLGVDASRILFGAGLDEVILMISRAVLTPGDKIVTSEATFGQYYHNAIVESAHVVQVPLKNGGFDLEGILNEVDDDTSLVWLCNPNNPTGTYFNHDELKGFLERVPSHVPVLIDEAYFEFVTADDYPDTLKLQETFDNAFLLRTFSKAYGLAGLRVGYVVATNEAIEKWNIIRPPFNVTRLSEYAAVAALEDQDYLKEITAKNAKERAKFYQIPQSKHFLPSQTNFVFVQTNKSKELYEALLKVGCITRPFPTGVRITVGFPEQNNKMIDVLQHFEF; from the coding sequence ATGAAAAAACAACTCGAACAATTATCTGCATATCAACCAGGACTATCACCTAGAGCACTCAAAGAAGCATATGGAATTGAAGAAGAGTTATATAAATTAGCATCGAATGAAAACTTATATGGTCCTTCTCCTAAAGCTAAAGAAGCAATAACGAATCATTTAGATGAATTATATTATTATCCTGAAACAGGGTCGCCATTACTTAGAGAGGCGATTAGTCAACATTTAGGTGTGGACGCATCTCGAATTTTATTTGGTGCAGGCTTGGATGAAGTTATCTTAATGATTTCAAGAGCAGTATTAACACCAGGAGATAAAATCGTAACGAGTGAAGCAACGTTTGGACAGTATTATCATAATGCTATTGTAGAGTCTGCTCATGTTGTTCAAGTACCATTAAAGAATGGTGGATTTGATTTAGAAGGTATTTTAAATGAAGTTGATGACGATACTTCACTAGTGTGGTTATGTAATCCTAATAATCCTACTGGTACCTATTTTAATCATGATGAACTTAAAGGATTTTTAGAACGTGTACCAAGTCACGTACCAGTACTCATTGATGAAGCGTACTTTGAATTTGTTACTGCAGACGATTACCCTGATACGTTAAAGTTACAAGAAACATTTGACAATGCATTTTTACTAAGAACTTTTTCAAAAGCTTATGGATTAGCAGGATTACGCGTAGGTTATGTGGTTGCCACTAATGAAGCTATTGAAAAATGGAATATTATTAGACCACCATTCAATGTTACACGTTTATCTGAATATGCTGCAGTAGCTGCATTGGAAGATCAAGACTACTTAAAAGAGATTACTGCAAAAAATGCTAAAGAACGTGCAAAGTTTTATCAAATACCTCAAAGTAAACATTTCTTACCTAGCCAAACTAACTTTGTATTTGTACAAACAAATAAAAGTAAAGAACTGTATGAGGCACTCTTGAAAGTAGGTTGTATTACACGACCATTTCCTACAGGTGTTAGGATTACGGTGGGCTTTCCAGAACAAAATAATAAGATGATTGACGTATTACAACATTTTGAATTTTAA
- the nrdI gene encoding class Ib ribonucleoside-diphosphate reductase assembly flavoprotein NrdI, with protein MKVVYFSFSGNVRRFIKRAEIENVMEITSDNCTDPINEPYILVTGTIGFGEVPQQVQSFLDVNHSYLRAVAASGNRNWGQNFAKAGRSISEDYNVPLLMKFEVQGTNKDVIEFKNKVGNFNENYGREEVQSH; from the coding sequence ATGAAAGTAGTATATTTCTCATTTTCAGGTAATGTACGCAGATTTATTAAACGTGCTGAAATCGAAAATGTAATGGAAATTACATCAGATAATTGTACGGATCCTATTAATGAACCATATATTTTAGTTACTGGAACAATAGGTTTTGGTGAAGTACCACAACAAGTACAATCATTTCTAGATGTAAATCATTCATATCTTAGAGCGGTAGCTGCCAGTGGTAATAGAAACTGGGGTCAAAATTTTGCTAAAGCAGGGCGCTCTATTTCTGAAGACTATAATGTACCGTTGTTAATGAAGTTTGAAGTGCAAGGCACTAATAAAGACGTTATCGAATTTAAAAACAAGGTGGGTAATTTTAATGAAAACTATGGACGAGAAGAAGTACAATCACATTGA
- the queF gene encoding preQ(1) synthase — protein sequence MAQGRQNDELQDITLLGNQNNTYNFDYRPDVLETFDNKHQGRDYFVKFNCPEFTSLCPITGQPDFATIYISYIPNIKMVESKSLKLYLFSFRNHGDFHEDCMNIIMNDLIDLMDPHYIEVWGKFTPRGGISIDPYTNYGRPNSKYEKMAEHRMMNHDMYPENIDNR from the coding sequence TTGGCACAAGGACGTCAAAATGATGAATTACAAGATATAACATTACTAGGTAACCAAAATAATACTTATAACTTCGATTACAGACCAGATGTTTTAGAAACATTTGATAATAAACATCAAGGTAGAGATTACTTTGTGAAGTTTAATTGTCCAGAGTTCACATCACTATGCCCTATTACAGGACAACCGGATTTCGCAACAATTTATATTTCATACATCCCTAACATTAAAATGGTTGAATCTAAATCATTAAAATTATATTTATTTAGCTTTAGAAACCATGGTGACTTTCATGAGGATTGTATGAATATCATTATGAATGATTTAATTGACTTAATGGATCCTCATTACATTGAAGTATGGGGTAAATTCACACCACGTGGCGGTATCTCCATTGATCCTTATACAAATTATGGCCGCCCAAATTCAAAATATGAAAAAATGGCGGAGCATAGAATGATGAATCATGATATGTATCCTGAAAATATAGACAATCGCTAA
- a CDS encoding 5' nucleotidase, NT5C type: MSRKKIAIDMDEVLADTLGAIIDGVNERANLGITVESLNGQKLKHVIPEHDGLVTEILREPGFFRHLKVMPNAQEVVEKLNEHYDVYIATAAMDVPTSFHDKYEWLLEHFPFLDPQHFVFCGRKNIINADYLIDDNPRQLAIFEGESIMYTAVHNMNHHEYKRVNGWKDVEALFLNDK, from the coding sequence ATGTCTCGTAAGAAAATTGCTATAGATATGGATGAAGTACTCGCTGATACACTAGGCGCAATAATTGATGGTGTAAATGAAAGAGCTAATTTAGGAATCACAGTAGAATCGCTAAATGGACAAAAATTAAAGCATGTTATTCCAGAACATGACGGATTAGTCACTGAAATACTTAGAGAGCCTGGGTTCTTTAGACATTTAAAGGTTATGCCAAATGCACAAGAAGTTGTAGAGAAGTTAAATGAACATTATGATGTTTATATAGCAACAGCTGCAATGGATGTACCAACATCATTCCATGATAAGTATGAATGGTTGTTAGAACATTTTCCATTTTTAGATCCACAACATTTTGTTTTTTGTGGTCGCAAAAATATTATTAATGCGGACTATTTAATTGATGACAATCCACGTCAACTTGCTATTTTCGAAGGTGAATCTATTATGTATACTGCTGTTCATAATATGAATCATCATGAGTATAAACGTGTAAATGGTTGGAAAGATGTAGAAGCATTATTCCTAAATGATAAATAA